The Methylobacterium currus genome contains a region encoding:
- a CDS encoding N-acetylmuramoyl-L-alanine amidase — MPNALWLADVLRAAGLKVAEVDGWKTRGHAALGTVRMVMLHHTAGPKTGNMPSLATVTKGRPDLAGPLCNVALGRDGTCYVVAAGLAYHAGPGTWQGITAGNSSSIGVEAENTGVGEPWPEVQLDAYARLCAAVLAHIGAQPIMAVAHREWALPKGRKIDPAGIDMTAFRARVAGIMNGAPVRPLVPAKDATGRPTLRRGAKGDDVKALQTAIGVAADGAFGAMTEASLRAYQRAHGLVADGIAGPGTWAAIDGVKAAA, encoded by the coding sequence ATGCCGAATGCTCTCTGGCTCGCCGACGTGCTCCGCGCCGCCGGCCTCAAGGTGGCCGAGGTCGACGGGTGGAAGACCCGCGGTCACGCCGCCCTCGGCACCGTCCGGATGGTGATGCTCCATCACACGGCCGGGCCGAAGACGGGCAACATGCCGTCGCTGGCCACAGTCACCAAGGGCCGGCCGGATCTCGCCGGCCCGCTCTGCAACGTGGCGCTCGGGCGTGATGGCACCTGCTACGTCGTGGCGGCCGGGCTCGCCTACCACGCCGGCCCGGGCACCTGGCAGGGCATCACCGCCGGCAACTCCTCGAGCATCGGTGTCGAGGCCGAGAACACCGGCGTCGGCGAGCCCTGGCCCGAGGTACAGCTGGACGCCTACGCCCGGCTCTGCGCCGCGGTACTCGCCCACATCGGTGCGCAGCCGATCATGGCGGTGGCGCACCGGGAATGGGCGCTGCCGAAAGGCCGGAAGATCGACCCGGCCGGGATCGACATGACGGCGTTCCGGGCCCGTGTCGCGGGGATCATGAACGGCGCGCCGGTGCGGCCTCTCGTACCGGCGAAGGATGCGACCGGTCGGCCGACGCTGCGGCGGGGCGCCAAGGGCGATGACGTGAAGGCGCTCCAGACCGCGATCGGCGTGGCGGCAGATGGCGCCTTCGGGGCCATGACCGAGGCAAGCCTGCGCGCCTACCAGCGAGCGCATGGGCTCGTGGCGGACGGAATCGCCGGGCCTGGCACCTGGGCGGCGATCGACGGCGTGAAGGCCGCGGCCTGA
- the rsmI gene encoding 16S rRNA (cytidine(1402)-2'-O)-methyltransferase, whose protein sequence is MTQRNDDSRRRSSDRAATGRGPAVYTAFGLAAEAEPLSPGLHVVATPIGNLKDVTFRALSTLAAADAVLAEDTRVTRTLLAHYGITTPLVAYHEHSGEGVRERMIARMKDGEALALVSDAGTPLVSDPGFKLVQAAIEAGLAVTPIPGPSAAITALVAAGLPTDRFFFEGFLPQKSGARRNRLAVLAGVPGTLVLFEAPHRLPEMLADAAEVLGSTRPAAVARELTKLFETVRRGDLAGLAAEYAASGPPKGEVVVVIGTAPEDAPGPEADADLDARLEAALARHSIKDAASLVADETGLKRREVYARALVLARRADDAGDA, encoded by the coding sequence ATGACCCAGCGCAACGACGATTCCCGCCGGCGGTCCTCGGACCGCGCCGCGACCGGCCGAGGGCCGGCCGTCTACACCGCCTTCGGCCTCGCCGCGGAGGCCGAGCCCCTGTCCCCCGGCTTGCACGTGGTGGCGACGCCGATCGGCAACCTGAAGGACGTGACCTTCCGGGCGCTCTCGACGCTCGCCGCCGCCGATGCGGTGCTGGCGGAGGATACCCGCGTCACCCGCACGCTGCTCGCCCATTACGGCATCACCACTCCGCTCGTCGCCTACCACGAGCATTCGGGGGAGGGGGTGCGCGAGCGGATGATCGCCCGCATGAAGGACGGCGAGGCCCTGGCGCTGGTCTCGGATGCCGGCACGCCCCTGGTCTCCGATCCGGGCTTCAAGCTGGTCCAGGCTGCGATCGAGGCCGGCCTCGCCGTGACCCCGATCCCCGGCCCCTCGGCGGCGATCACGGCGCTCGTCGCGGCGGGCCTGCCGACCGACCGGTTCTTCTTCGAGGGCTTCCTGCCGCAGAAGAGCGGGGCGCGGCGCAACCGCCTGGCGGTGCTCGCCGGCGTGCCCGGCACCCTGGTGCTGTTCGAGGCGCCCCACCGCCTGCCCGAGATGCTGGCCGACGCCGCCGAGGTCTTAGGGAGCACGCGGCCCGCCGCGGTGGCGCGCGAATTGACCAAGCTGTTCGAGACCGTGCGCCGGGGCGACCTCGCGGGCCTGGCCGCCGAGTACGCCGCCTCCGGCCCGCCGAAGGGCGAGGTGGTGGTGGTGATCGGCACCGCGCCCGAGGACGCGCCGGGACCGGAAGCCGACGCCGATCTCGATGCGCGCCTCGAGGCGGCGCTCGCCCGCCACTCGATCAAGGACGCCGCCAGCCTCGTCGCCGACGAGACCGGCCTGAAGCGGCGCGAGGTCTATGCCCGCGCCCTGGTCCTCGCCCGCCGCGCCGACGATGCCGGCGACGCGTGA
- a CDS encoding endonuclease III domain-containing protein, with amino-acid sequence MSPAPPNPPRQDLADKALTEKALTEKALAIHRRLCGVYGCPIPYFHDLDPVSELVSSLLSHRTRNAESGRAFKALRVRYPDWDALIAAPTAEVQETIAGVTWPELKAPRIQAVLRAVRERAGGLDLGFLRERPVPEARAWLEAIPGIGPKTSAAVLSFSALRMPALPVDSHHHRVAQRTGLIGPKVDVGPSHAILRAQLPAEWDAQHLYDNHEVLMLHGQRCCFHRNPGCGRCAVLDLCPTGQARTGARAARDTVALHP; translated from the coding sequence ATGAGCCCCGCGCCCCCAAACCCACCCAGACAAGACCTCGCCGACAAGGCCCTGACCGAGAAGGCCCTGACCGAGAAGGCCTTGGCCATCCATCGCCGCCTGTGCGGGGTCTATGGCTGCCCGATCCCGTACTTCCACGATCTGGACCCAGTGAGCGAGCTCGTCTCCTCGCTCCTCTCCCACCGCACCCGCAACGCGGAGTCGGGCCGGGCGTTCAAGGCCCTGCGGGTGCGCTACCCGGATTGGGACGCGCTCATCGCGGCGCCCACCGCCGAGGTGCAGGAGACGATCGCCGGGGTGACCTGGCCGGAGCTGAAGGCGCCGCGGATCCAGGCGGTCTTGCGCGCGGTGCGGGAGCGTGCCGGCGGGCTCGATCTCGGTTTCCTGCGGGAGAGGCCGGTGCCGGAGGCCCGCGCCTGGCTCGAGGCGATCCCCGGCATCGGACCGAAGACCAGCGCGGCGGTGCTGTCGTTCAGCGCCTTGCGGATGCCGGCCTTGCCGGTCGACAGCCATCACCACCGCGTGGCCCAGCGTACCGGGCTCATCGGCCCGAAGGTCGATGTCGGGCCCTCCCACGCCATCTTGCGGGCGCAGCTGCCGGCGGAGTGGGACGCGCAGCACCTCTACGACAACCACGAGGTGCTGATGCTGCACGGCCAGCGCTGCTGCTTCCACCGCAACCCGGGCTGCGGACGATGCGCCGTGCTCGATCTCTGCCCCACCGGCCAGGCCCGGACGGGGGCCCGCGCCGCACGGGACACGGTGGCGCTGCACCCCTGA
- a CDS encoding DUF305 domain-containing protein, which yields MKDYNDNDVRFIRGMIPHHEMAIRMASTEIVYGSNPWAKQLALSIKAAQKAEIDQMRAWLTQRGLSESGGGHSM from the coding sequence GTGAAGGACTACAACGATAACGATGTCCGGTTCATCCGTGGCATGATCCCGCACCACGAGATGGCAATTCGAATGGCGAGCACGGAGATCGTCTACGGATCGAACCCTTGGGCGAAGCAGTTGGCGCTTAGCATCAAGGCCGCCCAGAAGGCAGAGATTGATCAGATGCGCGCGTGGCTCACACAGCGCGGGCTGTCCGAGTCTGGAGGCGGACATTCGATGTAG
- a CDS encoding YraN family protein → MPATREAARRRLHLARGRRAELLAVLALLLKGYRPLAWRVAIGGGEIDLIVRRGSTVAFVEVKARPTLEEAHGAIDARKRRLVSRAARAWIARAPWSAGLTLRADAVFVAPGRWPRHVVSAFELEMGR, encoded by the coding sequence ATGCCGGCGACGCGTGAGGCGGCGCGCCGCCGGCTCCATCTGGCCCGCGGCCGCCGGGCCGAGCTGCTGGCGGTCCTGGCCCTCCTCCTCAAGGGCTATCGGCCGCTGGCCTGGCGCGTCGCGATCGGCGGCGGCGAGATCGACCTGATCGTGCGCCGCGGCAGCACCGTCGCCTTCGTGGAGGTCAAGGCCCGGCCGACCCTGGAGGAGGCCCATGGGGCGATAGACGCCCGCAAGCGCCGCCTGGTTTCCCGGGCCGCCCGGGCCTGGATCGCCCGCGCGCCCTGGAGCGCCGGCCTGACGCTCAGGGCCGATGCGGTGTTCGTGGCGCCGGGCCGCTGGCCCCGCCACGTCGTCTCGGCCTTCGAGCTGGAGATGGGCCGTTAA
- a CDS encoding AraC family transcriptional regulator: MRQAFTATPSRDFVHLRRDPASGIEAVTARFLGHAYDMHHHDEWLVGVTHEGIQDFYCRGARRQSTAGRVILIEPGERHDGQAVREPGFRYSMLYLPQAWLRDRMGGSDARIGFRRTLAEDRGFGGAIHRACRAVFGAASPLVTDAALDALAGPLRRHLGAAEPKPPPDGDPAVAERAMDFIRAHAATAFGLDALARAAGAADRFQLARAFRRRFGTSPHACLIEIRLAQARALLRAGMPPAEAASAAGFSDQSHLGRRFRRAYGLTPAVYRSGRTNVPDAAAVLG; this comes from the coding sequence GTGAGACAGGCTTTCACCGCAACGCCGTCCCGCGACTTCGTCCACCTCCGTCGCGACCCGGCGAGCGGCATCGAGGCGGTGACGGCGCGGTTCCTCGGCCACGCCTACGACATGCATCACCACGACGAGTGGCTGGTCGGCGTGACGCATGAGGGCATCCAGGACTTCTACTGCCGCGGCGCCCGGCGGCAGAGTACGGCGGGCCGGGTGATCCTGATCGAGCCCGGCGAGCGCCATGACGGGCAGGCGGTCCGGGAGCCGGGCTTCCGCTACAGCATGCTGTACCTGCCGCAAGCCTGGCTGCGCGACCGGATGGGCGGCAGCGACGCGCGGATCGGCTTCCGCCGCACCCTCGCCGAGGACCGCGGGTTCGGCGGGGCGATCCATCGGGCCTGCCGCGCCGTGTTCGGCGCCGCCTCGCCGCTGGTGACCGACGCGGCCCTTGACGCGCTCGCCGGTCCTCTGCGCCGGCATCTCGGCGCCGCGGAGCCGAAGCCGCCGCCCGACGGCGATCCGGCGGTCGCCGAGCGGGCGATGGACTTCATCCGGGCGCACGCGGCGACGGCCTTCGGCCTCGACGCGCTCGCCCGGGCGGCGGGCGCCGCGGACCGGTTCCAGCTCGCCCGCGCCTTTCGCCGACGCTTCGGCACCTCGCCGCATGCCTGCCTGATCGAGATCCGCCTGGCGCAGGCCCGGGCGCTGCTGCGGGCCGGAATGCCGCCGGCAGAGGCGGCTTCGGCCGCCGGCTTCTCCGACCAGAGCCATCTCGGCCGCCGGTTCCGGCGGGCCTACGGCCTCACCCCGGCTGTCTACCGGAGCGGGCGCACGAACGTTCCAGACGCCGCCGCCGTGCTCGGCTAG
- a CDS encoding penicillin-binding protein activator, which produces MGGIGLDTLRRFGQSAVVLAALLGLAACGGVDSPVVATRSTPVEAPAGPSGGGATLGTGSVTIALILPLSGPGAAVGAALRNAADLALQESQSPDLKILVKDDRSTPDGAREAAAAALAEGAELVIGPLFSATVQSAAATVRPTGKPVIAFSTDVSVAARGVYLLSFLPQTEVDRIIDETTAAGRRSFAALIPDSIYGHAVEAQFREAVARRGGRVVAIERYPAGNPAASVGRLAPLIAGPAPQADALFVPDTPEGLSAAGAALTRAGFNPARVKPVGTAVWNDPRVFALPAFQGGWFAAADPAGFTGFSQRYRARFGTDPVRVATLSYDAVSLAAALNRQYGSQRFADTTLTNPSGFAGIDGTFRFRPEGTSDRTLAVFEIRGGAATIVSPAPRALGPSGT; this is translated from the coding sequence ATGGGGGGCATCGGCCTCGACACTCTGAGGCGTTTCGGGCAGAGCGCCGTCGTGCTCGCGGCCCTGCTCGGGCTTGCCGCCTGCGGCGGGGTCGACAGCCCTGTCGTCGCCACCCGCTCCACGCCGGTCGAAGCGCCGGCCGGCCCGTCCGGCGGCGGGGCGACGCTCGGCACCGGCAGCGTCACGATCGCGCTGATCCTGCCGCTCTCGGGCCCGGGTGCGGCCGTCGGGGCAGCCTTGCGCAACGCGGCCGACCTGGCGCTGCAGGAATCGCAGAGCCCCGACCTGAAGATCCTGGTGAAGGACGACCGGAGCACGCCGGACGGCGCCCGGGAGGCCGCGGCCGCCGCGCTCGCCGAGGGGGCGGAGCTGGTGATCGGCCCGCTCTTCTCGGCCACGGTGCAGTCGGCCGCCGCCACGGTACGGCCGACCGGCAAGCCGGTGATCGCCTTCTCGACCGATGTCAGCGTGGCGGCCCGCGGCGTCTACCTGCTGAGCTTCCTGCCCCAGACCGAGGTCGACCGGATCATCGACGAGACCACGGCGGCAGGGCGGCGCTCCTTCGCGGCCCTGATCCCGGATTCGATCTACGGCCACGCCGTCGAGGCGCAGTTCCGCGAGGCGGTGGCTCGACGCGGCGGCCGCGTGGTGGCGATCGAGCGCTATCCGGCCGGCAACCCGGCCGCTTCGGTCGGGCGCCTCGCCCCGCTGATCGCCGGCCCGGCGCCGCAGGCCGACGCGCTGTTCGTGCCCGACACACCGGAGGGCCTGAGCGCCGCCGGCGCGGCGCTGACCCGCGCCGGCTTCAACCCGGCCCGGGTCAAGCCGGTCGGCACCGCGGTGTGGAACGACCCGCGGGTCTTCGCCCTGCCGGCCTTCCAGGGCGGCTGGTTCGCCGCCGCGGACCCGGCGGGCTTCACCGGCTTCAGCCAGCGCTACCGGGCCCGGTTCGGGACGGATCCGGTGCGGGTCGCGACCTTGTCCTACGACGCCGTGTCCCTCGCCGCGGCACTCAACCGGCAATACGGGTCGCAGCGCTTCGCCGACACGACCCTCACCAACCCCTCGGGCTTCGCCGGAATCGACGGCACCTTCCGGTTCCGCCCGGAGGGCACCAGCGACCGGACGCTCGCGGTGTTCGAGATTCGCGGGGGTGCTGCGACGATCGTCAGCCCGGCGCCCCGAGCGCTGGGGCCGTCGGGAACGTAG
- a CDS encoding Gp49 family protein: MSSDETTMEQKLQDKGLNAPRLTPALIDATITGEAFHVFPGTTLTVCALTLRNGFIVTGTSAAASPENFDEAIGREIARRNARERIWELEGYLLRERLHQGSAAST, translated from the coding sequence ATGTCCAGTGACGAGACCACGATGGAGCAGAAGCTCCAGGACAAGGGACTGAATGCCCCGCGTCTGACGCCAGCGCTGATCGACGCAACGATCACCGGCGAGGCCTTCCACGTCTTCCCCGGCACCACCCTGACCGTCTGCGCCCTCACCCTGCGCAACGGCTTCATCGTCACCGGCACCAGCGCGGCAGCCAGCCCGGAGAACTTCGATGAGGCGATCGGGCGTGAGATCGCCCGGCGGAACGCCCGCGAACGGATCTGGGAGCTGGAGGGCTACCTGCTGCGCGAACGCCTGCACCAGGGGAGCGCGGCTTCGACGTGA
- a CDS encoding peptidoglycan-binding protein produces MFSASALLSALLSLLARTFSNVIVQEIDSLRAAEAQREVGAARQAASSRAKAERQEAVARTAADAATRAPEDPNDPFLRKDGT; encoded by the coding sequence ATGTTCAGCGCCTCGGCGCTTCTGAGCGCCCTCCTCAGCCTCCTGGCGCGGACGTTCTCGAACGTCATTGTCCAGGAGATCGATAGCCTCCGGGCTGCCGAGGCGCAGCGCGAGGTGGGGGCGGCGCGACAGGCCGCCTCTTCCCGCGCCAAGGCCGAGCGCCAGGAGGCCGTAGCCCGGACCGCGGCCGACGCCGCCACCAGGGCCCCCGAGGACCCGAACGACCCCTTCCTGCGAAAGGACGGCACATGA
- the trpS gene encoding tryptophan--tRNA ligase, with the protein MPAFKELVFSGVQPTGNLHLGNYLGAIKRFVAMQAQFECLYCVVDLHAITVWQDPEELTRQIREVTAAFLAAGIDPARSVVFNQSQVPQHAELAWIFNCVARLGWLNRMTQFKEKAGKDRENASVGLYDYPVLMAADILAYRATHVPVGEDQKQHLELTRDIAQKFNNDFAGAIQQQGHGEAFFPITEPLIGGPAARVMSLRDGTKKMSKSDPSDYSRINLTDDSDAIAQKVRKAKTDAEPLPSEIAGLEKRPEADNLVGIFAALNEASREDVLREYGGAQFSAFKGALVDLAVAKLGPIGAEMKRLVADPGHIDAVLADGAARAEAIAAPNIAAVKDIVGFVRRR; encoded by the coding sequence ATGCCCGCGTTCAAGGAACTGGTCTTCTCCGGCGTCCAACCGACCGGAAACCTGCATCTCGGCAATTATCTGGGCGCGATCAAGCGCTTCGTCGCCATGCAGGCGCAGTTCGAGTGCCTGTACTGCGTCGTCGACCTGCACGCGATCACGGTCTGGCAGGACCCGGAAGAGCTGACGCGGCAGATCCGTGAGGTCACCGCGGCCTTCCTGGCGGCGGGCATCGATCCGGCCCGCTCGGTGGTGTTCAACCAGAGCCAGGTGCCGCAGCACGCCGAACTCGCCTGGATCTTCAACTGCGTCGCCCGCCTCGGCTGGCTCAACCGCATGACGCAGTTCAAGGAGAAGGCCGGCAAGGACCGCGAGAACGCGAGCGTCGGGCTCTACGATTACCCGGTGCTGATGGCGGCCGACATCCTGGCCTACCGCGCCACCCACGTGCCGGTGGGCGAGGACCAGAAGCAGCACCTCGAGCTGACCCGCGACATCGCCCAGAAGTTCAACAACGACTTCGCCGGCGCGATCCAGCAGCAGGGCCACGGCGAGGCGTTCTTCCCCATCACCGAGCCGCTGATCGGCGGGCCCGCCGCCCGGGTGATGAGCTTGCGCGACGGCACCAAGAAGATGTCGAAGTCGGACCCGTCCGACTATTCGCGCATCAACCTCACCGACGATTCGGACGCCATCGCCCAGAAGGTGCGCAAGGCCAAGACCGACGCCGAGCCCCTCCCCTCCGAGATCGCCGGCCTCGAGAAGCGGCCGGAGGCCGACAACCTCGTGGGCATCTTCGCGGCGCTCAACGAGGCGAGCCGCGAGGACGTGCTGCGCGAGTATGGCGGCGCCCAATTCTCCGCCTTCAAGGGCGCGCTGGTCGATCTGGCAGTGGCCAAGCTCGGGCCGATCGGCGCCGAGATGAAGCGCCTCGTCGCCGATCCGGGCCATATCGACGCGGTCCTGGCCGACGGCGCCGCACGGGCGGAGGCGATCGCCGCCCCCAACATCGCCGCGGTGAAGGACATCGTCGGCTTCGTGCGCCGGCGCTGA
- a CDS encoding DUF2000 domain-containing protein: MFDTKVAILVRDDLAVWQKLNVTAFLATGIAGAVPEAMGEPYRDAAGRRHARLLGQPMLIFAATGDVLQRAWQQAIQRDLIRSAYVRAMFETGHDAANREVFAREPADAPDLVGLALHGPKKDIDKATKGASLHP, encoded by the coding sequence ATGTTCGACACCAAGGTGGCCATCCTGGTCCGCGACGACCTGGCCGTGTGGCAGAAATTGAACGTCACCGCGTTCCTGGCGACCGGCATCGCTGGCGCCGTGCCGGAGGCGATGGGCGAGCCCTATCGCGATGCCGCGGGCCGCCGCCACGCCCGGCTCCTCGGCCAGCCGATGCTGATCTTCGCCGCCACCGGCGACGTGCTGCAGCGGGCCTGGCAGCAGGCGATCCAGCGCGACCTCATCCGCAGCGCCTATGTGCGGGCGATGTTCGAGACCGGGCACGACGCGGCCAACCGCGAGGTGTTCGCCCGCGAGCCCGCCGACGCGCCGGACCTGGTCGGCCTCGCCCTCCACGGCCCGAAGAAGGACATCGACAAGGCCACCAAGGGCGCCTCGCTCCATCCCTGA
- a CDS encoding septation protein A: MQIEAVPPQTHLPPLAKLALELGPLGVFFLGNAYADRFGFAADQRLFVATGLFIAATLVALAVHYVWVRRLPIMPLVSGVVVVVFGGLTLLLRDELFIKLKPTIVNSLFGAVLLGGLAFGRPLLALVLDSVFDLTQEGWRKLTFRWGLFFFVLAALNEVVWRTQTTDFWVSFKVFGIMPLTLAFALAQTPLLLRHERKKDERKKDGGQSGQA; this comes from the coding sequence ATGCAGATCGAAGCCGTTCCGCCGCAGACCCATCTGCCGCCCCTCGCCAAGCTCGCCCTGGAGCTCGGCCCCCTCGGGGTGTTCTTCCTCGGCAACGCCTATGCCGACCGGTTCGGCTTTGCGGCCGACCAGCGCCTGTTCGTGGCGACCGGGCTGTTCATCGCCGCGACCCTGGTGGCGCTCGCGGTCCACTACGTCTGGGTGCGACGCCTGCCGATCATGCCGCTCGTCTCCGGCGTGGTGGTGGTGGTGTTCGGCGGCCTGACCCTGCTCCTGCGCGACGAGCTGTTCATCAAGCTCAAGCCCACCATCGTGAACAGCCTGTTCGGGGCGGTGCTGCTCGGCGGCCTCGCCTTCGGGCGGCCGCTGCTGGCCCTGGTGCTCGACAGCGTGTTCGATCTCACCCAGGAGGGCTGGCGCAAGCTGACCTTCCGCTGGGGCCTGTTCTTCTTCGTGCTGGCGGCGCTGAACGAGGTGGTATGGCGCACCCAGACCACGGATTTCTGGGTCAGCTTCAAGGTGTTCGGCATCATGCCGCTCACCCTCGCCTTCGCCCTCGCCCAGACCCCGCTGCTCCTGCGCCACGAGCGCAAGAAGGACGAGCGCAAGAAGGACGGGGGCCAATCGGGTCAGGCTTGA
- the hemW gene encoding radical SAM family heme chaperone HemW, with protein MIDHPTRDVGFGVYLHWPFCAAKCPYCDFNSHVRHGRLDQARWRAAFAREIAHAATLAPGRTVTSIFLGGGTPSLMEPATVGALLDAVAGAWSVSPDVEVTLEANPTSVEAGRFRGYRAAGVNRVSLGVQALDDASLKKLGRLHSTAEAMRAVETAAAHFERTSFDLIYARPDQTPEAWAAELREAIARAAEHLSLYQLTIEEGTPFYGLAAAGKLTVPDDDTARTLYDVTQEVCAAAGLPAYEISNHARPGAESRHNLLYWRYGEYAGIGPGAHGRLVLPAGRTGTATERNPEAWLARAEGEGHGIVDTEALSPGDQADEFLMMGLRLREGIDPARYAALAGRPLDPDRIAGLIAAGLVARTSDDRLAATPKGAPVLNAVVAELAA; from the coding sequence ATGATCGATCATCCGACCCGGGACGTCGGCTTCGGGGTCTACCTGCATTGGCCCTTCTGCGCCGCGAAGTGCCCCTATTGCGACTTCAACAGCCATGTCCGCCACGGTCGCCTCGACCAGGCGCGGTGGCGGGCCGCCTTCGCGCGGGAGATCGCCCACGCGGCGACCCTGGCGCCGGGGCGGACCGTCACCAGCATCTTCCTCGGCGGCGGCACGCCTTCGCTGATGGAGCCCGCGACGGTGGGGGCGCTCCTCGACGCGGTGGCGGGGGCCTGGAGCGTGTCGCCGGACGTCGAGGTGACGCTGGAGGCCAACCCGACCAGCGTCGAGGCCGGCCGGTTCCGCGGCTACCGGGCGGCGGGGGTCAACCGCGTCTCGCTGGGCGTCCAGGCCCTCGACGACGCCTCGCTGAAGAAGCTCGGCCGGCTGCACAGCACCGCGGAGGCGATGCGGGCGGTGGAGACCGCAGCCGCCCATTTCGAGCGCACGTCCTTCGACCTGATCTACGCGCGCCCCGACCAGACGCCCGAGGCCTGGGCGGCGGAGCTGCGCGAGGCGATCGCCCGGGCGGCCGAGCACCTCTCGCTCTACCAGCTCACCATCGAGGAGGGGACGCCGTTCTACGGGCTGGCCGCCGCCGGCAAGCTGACCGTGCCGGACGACGACACCGCCCGCACCCTCTACGACGTGACCCAGGAGGTCTGCGCGGCCGCCGGCCTGCCGGCCTACGAGATCTCGAACCACGCCCGGCCCGGCGCCGAGTCGCGCCACAACCTGCTCTACTGGCGCTACGGCGAGTATGCGGGCATCGGCCCCGGCGCCCATGGCCGCCTCGTCCTGCCCGCGGGGCGCACCGGCACCGCGACCGAGCGCAACCCGGAGGCCTGGCTCGCCCGGGCCGAGGGCGAGGGCCATGGCATCGTCGACACGGAAGCCCTGAGCCCGGGCGACCAGGCCGACGAGTTCCTGATGATGGGCCTGCGCCTGCGCGAGGGCATCGACCCCGCCCGCTACGCGGCGCTCGCAGGCCGGCCCCTCGATCCGGACCGCATTGCCGGCCTGATCGCGGCCGGGCTCGTCGCGCGCACGTCCGATGACCGCCTCGCCGCGACGCCGAAGGGCGCACCGGTGCTCAACGCCGTGGTGGCCGAGCTCGCGGCGTGA